The nucleotide sequence TGCGGCTCGTTGCGCGCCGCCGACGTGGGCAAGGAGGTCGTCCTCTTCGGCTGGGTGGCCACCCGCCGCGACCACGGCGGCGCCGTGTTCATCGACCTCCGCGACCGCGAGGGCATCACCCAGATCGTCTTCGAGCCCCGCTTCTCCGCCGAGGCCCACACCAAGGCCGGCGACCTGCGCAGCGAGTGGGTGATCGGCATCCAGGGCAAGGTCCAGTCGCGCGGCGACAAGAAGAACCCCAACCTCGCGACCGGTGAGATCGAAGTGCACGTGACGGAGCTGGCCATCTTCAACAAGGCCGAGCCGCCGCCCTTCCCCCTCGACGACAAGATCGACACCGCCGAGGACAAGCGCCTCGAGCACCGCTACCTGGACCTTCGCCGTGTGCCGCTCCAGAAGAGCCTGCTCACGCGCTCGAAGATGAACCACATCACCCGCTCGCACATGGCCGACAACGGCTTCCTCGAGCTGGAGACGCCCTTCCTCGGCCGCTATACGCCGGGCGGCGCACGTAACTTTTTGGTTCCATCGCGCCTTCAGCCGACCAAGTTCTACGCGCTCGCGGAGAGCCCGCAGCTCTACAAGCAGCTGTTCATGGTTGCGGGCTTCGACCGCTACTTCCAGATCGTGAAGTGCTTTCGCGACGAGGACCTGCGCCTCGACCGCCAGCCCGAGTTCACCCAGATCGACGTGGAGATGAGCTTCGTCTCCCAGGACGACGTCTTCACCATCATCGAGGGCCTCATCGCTCGGTTGTGGAAGGAGATCCTGAACGTCGAGGTGCCGATTCCGTTCATGCGCATGGAGTTCGACGAGTCCATGAGCAAGTACGGCAACGACAAGCCCGACCTCCGCTTCGGCATGGAGCACACCGTGCTCACCGACATCGTGCGCAAGCACGAGGGCGGCGGCATCGGCATGCTCGCCGACACGCTCAAGATGTCGAACGGCCTCATCAAGGCCAT is from Deltaproteobacteria bacterium and encodes:
- the aspS gene encoding aspartate--tRNA ligase, which encodes MPFISQVKRTHRCGSLRAADVGKEVVLFGWVATRRDHGGAVFIDLRDREGITQIVFEPRFSAEAHTKAGDLRSEWVIGIQGKVQSRGDKKNPNLATGEIEVHVTELAIFNKAEPPPFPLDDKIDTAEDKRLEHRYLDLRRVPLQKSLLTRSKMNHITRSHMADNGFLELETPFLGRYTPGGARNFLVPSRLQPTKFYALAESPQLYKQLFMVAGFDRYFQIVKCFRDEDLRLDRQPEFTQIDVEMSFVSQDDVFTIIEGLIARLWKEILNVEVPIPFMRMEFDESMSKYGNDKPDLRFGMEHTVLTDIVRKHEGGGIGMLADTLKMSNGLIKAMVLPGDKGMSRTEVDKLEDYVKTMGAKGLARVKLAEDGSWTQGPMGKTVTPAMREEINQAVKAKPGDYILFQFGRESQVQTVMANLRVHLAKKLGLIPEYGSGGQWKFLWVVNPPLFEYDEDAKRWVAAHHAFTRPHDENVQDLDKDPGKVKCYRYDVVLNGFEIGGGSIRLHDPEVQAKVFAALGIPAEEARNKFGFLLDALKFGAPPHGGIALGMDRLAMLLTGAESLRDVIPFPKTNKGLDMMTGAPGEVDERQLKELYVKSVAPQT